One Oncorhynchus mykiss isolate Arlee chromosome 9, USDA_OmykA_1.1, whole genome shotgun sequence genomic window, aagaaggcacaatagcgcctattcaacctcaggaggctgaagaaatgtggcttgtcactgaaaatcctgacaaacttttacagatgcacaatcgagagcatcctgtcggactgcaccgccctcaaccgcaaggctactgctatgtctgtgtctgtctctgtgtctgtatgttaAACAGACGGCTTGTCCcgcttactcacacacacactgcctgttgCATGGTCTGGGGAGTTTAAAACAATTCCTGGAGTTCCAGTGGACGctgaatgtgtcccaaatggcatttgggacgcatcctatGACCTCTGCAGATTGGGCTACCtcccactcacacactcactcagtatTGCTCCCTCTCAGCCACCAatagtatgaaaatgtatgcacacacacacaaacacacacacacaccatgtaggTCTGCCAAAGAGGTTGAGGGTGACACAGAAGAgagcacacaacaacacagtgtttatttttctacaggactgttttttcTTCCTATCCATGTTTTCTCTCCATACTCTGTTTTACCTCTCTCCTTTCATAATGTCCCCTCTTTTCTCCATAATCTGTTTACCTCTCTCCTTTCATAATGTCCCCTCTTTTCTCCATACTCTGTTTTACCTCTCTCCTTTCATAATGTCCCCTCTTTTCTCCATACTCTGTTTTACCTCTCTCCTTTCATAATGTCCCCTCTTTTCTCCATACTCTGTTTTACCTCTCTCCTTTCATAATGTCCCCTCTTTTCTCCATACTCTGTTTTACCTCTCTCCTTTCATAATGTCCCCTCTTTTCTCCATACTCTGTTTTACCTCTCTCCTTTCATAATGCCCCCTCTTTTCTCCATACTCTGTTTTACCTCTCTCCTTTCATAATGTCCCCTCTTTTCTCCATACTCTGTTTTACCTCTCTCCTTTCATAATGTCCCCTATTTTCTCCATACTCTGTTTTACCTCTCTCCTTTCATAATGCCCCCTCTTTTCTCCATACTCTGTTTTACCACTCTCCTTTCATAATGTCCCCTCTTTTCTCCAtactctctttacctctctcctttcATAATGTCCCCTCTTTTCTCCATACTCTCTTTTACCTCTCTCCTTTCATAATGTCCCCTCTTTTCTCCATACTCTGTTTTACCTCTCTCCTTTCATAATGCCCCCTCTTTTCTCCATACTCTGTTTTACCTCTCTCCTTTCATAATGTCCCCTCTTTTCTCCAtactctctttacctctctcctttcATAATGTCCCCTCTTTTCTCCAtactctctttacctctctcctttcATAATGTCCCCTCTTTTCTCCAtactctctttacctctctcctttcataatgtctcctcttttctccatactctctttacctctctcctttcATAATGTCCCCTCTTTTCTCCATACTCTGTTTTACCTCTCTCCTTTCATAATGTCCCCTCTTTTCTCCATACTCTCTTTTACCTCTCTCCTTTCATAATGTCCCCTCTTTTCTCCATACTCTGTTTTACCTCTCTCCTACTTTCTTTCTCAAAGTCATCTGACAATAATTATAgtgagatcccccccccccctcacataAAAAAAGCATATTATGCAGAGGTTGAAAACATGTAGAGATTTTAGttaaaaaaaagacaaataaatAAAGACACAAAGAAAGAAAGGAGGGGTGGTTAAATTTGTGTCTGGAAAAAGAAAAGGatggctggggagagagggggtttcTGGGAGATAAAGAAAAGAGTGGAAAGGGGGAccgtagagggagggagggaaagaaaaacaAACTATGAAAGAATATGGCTGAACATACAGAAAAGGTTGGAAGTGGAGAGGACTAACAGTCCAATGagaatcagagagacagagaggaagagagagggtgaaggaagGTGAGATGAGAGGCAGAAAAAAAGACAGGGAGACTGAACGCAAGAGAACTGCGATACAATGCACGCACAAACTGTGTTACATAAAATGACAGTTGCACCACAGGATTTCTCATCTCTCAAACTAGTGTAACTAAGAGGTCAGCAGATGTCGTCTGGGGTCAGTAGCATGGTTGATTCCGCTGATCTTAGGACAGGAGGTATTAAGAAACAAAAACAACTCTAAATCCACTCTTAAAGCTGCAGAACCGAGTGATTTTCTGAGAAGAGGTGGTTTAATCCTTGATGATTGTAACTAGAGTTCATGGATCACCGGTAATGTGGCCTTGATGACTGGCTATAGGGTCTGGAAAgatttactgactgactgatctcgGATGATCTAGATTGATTACAAGTCAacgttagcctggtcccagatgggTTTGTGCTATTATgcatgacagcacaaacagatctgggaccagttttaatcctctcccctctctagcaaGAAGCAGGTCACTAAGATATAATCAATGTCTAAGGTATGCTCTAAGCAGAGATACATAGTGTAGGACCATAGACATATTATCAAGGGTACAGTATCTACCTACTGCTGACTACTCTGAGATTTTTACCCTTTGAATAAATGTAAACTCCCAATCCAAATACTACCAGTCCCAGTCAAAATACCAATCCAAATACTACCAGTCCCAGTCAAAATACCAATCCAAATACTACCAGTCCCAGTCAAAATACCAATCCAAATACTACCAGTCCCAGTCAAAATACCAATCCAAATACTACCAGTCCCAGTCAAAATACCAATCCAAATACTACCAGTCCCAGTCAAAATACCAATCCAAATACTACCAGTCCCAGTCAAAATACCAATCCAAATACTACCAGTCCCAGTCAAAATACCAATACTAATACTACCAGTCCCAGTCAAAATACCAATCCAAATACTACCAGTCCCGGTCAAAATACCAATACTAATACTACCAGTCCCAGTCAAAATACCAATCCAAATACTACCAGTCCCAGTCAAAATACCAATCCAAATACTACCAGTCCCAGTCAAAATACCAATCCAAATACTACCAGTCCCAGTCAAAATACCAATCCAAATACTACCAGTCCCAGTCAAAATACCAATCCAAATAATTCCAGTCCCGGTCAAAATACCAATCCAAATACTACCAGTCCCGGTCAAAATACCAATCCAAATACTACCAGTCCCGGTCAAAATACCAATCCAAATACTACCAGTCCCAGTCAAAATACCAATCCAAATACTaccagtcccctctctctctctctctctctcaatttttcCCTCTCTGTCATTCCCCTAttttctcattctgtctctgtgtatctctcccctctgtccctttctctttcccctctcgtCCTTTGAATAAATGTAAACTCCCAATCCAAATACTACCAGTCCCAGTCAAAATACCAATCCAAATACTACCAGTCCCAGTCAAAATACCAATCCAAATACTACCAGTCCCAGTCAAAATACCAATCCAAATACTACCAGTCCCAGTCAAAATACCAATCCAAATACTACCAGTCCCAGTCAAAATACCAATCCAAATACTACCAGTCCCAGTCAAAATACCAATCCAAATACTACCAGTCCCAGTCAAAATACCAATCCAAATACTACCAGTCCCAGTCAAAATACCAATACTAATACTACCAGTCCCAGTCAAAATACCAATCCAAATACTACCAGTCCCGGTCAAAATACCAATACTAATACTACCAGTCCCAGTCAAAATACCAATCCAAATACTACCAGTCCCAGTCAAAATACCAATCCAAATACTACCAGTCCCAGTCAAAATACCAATCCAAATACTACCAGTCCCAGTCAAAATACCAATCCAAATACTACCAGTCCCAGTCAAAATACCAATCCAAATAATTCCAGTCCCGGTCAAAATACCAATCCAAATACTACCAGTCCCGGTCAAAATACCAATCCAAATACTACCAGTCCCAGTCAAAATACCAATCCAAATACTACCAGTCCCAGTCAAAATACCAATCCAAATACTACCAGTCCCAGTCAAAATACCAATCCAAATACTACCAGTCCCAGTCAAAATACCAATCCAAATACTACCAGTCCCAGTCAAAATACCAATCCAAATACTACCAGTCCCAGTCAAAATACCAATACTAATACTACCAGTCCCAGTCAAAATACCAATCCAAATACTACCAGTCCCGGTCAAAATACCAATACTAATACTACCAGTCCCAGTCAAAATACCAATCCAAATACTACCAGTCCCAGTCAAAATACCAATCCAAATACTACCAGTCCCAGTCAAAATACCAATCCAAATACTACCAGTCCCAGTCAAAATACCAATCCAAATACTACCAGTCCCAGTCAAAATACCAATCCAAATAATTCCAGTCCCGGTCAAAATACCAATCCAAATACTACCAGTCCCGGTCAAAATACCAATCCAAATACTACCAGTCCCGGTCAAAATACCAATCCAAATACTACCAGTCCCAGTCAAAATACCAATCCAAATACTaccagtcccctctctctctctctctctctcaatttttcCCTCTCTGTCATTCCCCTAttttctcattctgtctctgtgtatctctcccctctgtccctttctctttcccctctcgtccctctctatccatctcatGATTTCCAAGCTCCTCCACAGCAGGAAAAACAGTAAAAAGCACTAATTCTatccatctctctttttctccatctgtctcgctctctgtccatctctctctctgtccatctctctctctgtccatctctctctctctgccatctctctctctctgtccaactctctctctctctctctctgtctgtctctctctgtctgtctctttgtctgtctctctctgtctgtctgtctcccccctctctcaattaaattctctctctctctgtctcccactatctccttctctgtctgtcaAAACTAGTGGTAACAATCCAAGTCTGGGTCAGGGAAAAACAGTGGTGTAACTGTTACAGAGCGGTCTTGGCGACTGTTCCCATGCTAACAGCTTCCCCATGATGCAGTCCTTAAATAGACATAGTGATGAAAACACGGAGAAGACTATTCATGTCATGACCATTTAGTCCTGATGTTAGCATGCAGCTTCAGCTTCATACCAATTCATGAGCAATAGGCAACACACAGATAGAAAGCAAAATCCCAATTCGTAAACCTAAAGGAATATTGTATATTTGCTGAACATGCTATCCAAAGAGGAGGATGCATTAAAATCAATGTGATAGACTAGTTTACTGTTAGGGAGGAGCAAATATTTGCAAAGGCTAAACAGTGGCCTATAAACAAGCCTACTATGTTCAAGTTGAAAAGTCATGATTATACTGAAAAGATATAGGCTTAGGGCAATAACAAGAATATAGTCTATAATCTAAAGGACTATGCATACATTTGTATGTTGTGATAATAGGCTAAATGCTATATAACTTGCTTTATTATTTCGTAAAACTGCATTATTACCATCAGAAGTTGTTTCAGGTAGCCAGGAAGCACGCCAGGCAGCACGCCAGGCAGGAAACTCGTTCAGCCTGTTGCTGCATACCTAGGCTACAGTCCACAGAAGGGGCTTACCATATTGACTGTTTATCCACCGCTATAGAGACTTTCTCCACGCTAGGATAGTTCCCCGTTTTCAATTGCCCGTTAAATGCGTAGAAGTCCCTTAACATGCTGATGTTTGTTTCACAACAAGCGATAGAGAACTATTATGATTGTCGTCGGACGATCCCCCTCCCTGTCGATCCCCCTCCCTCTGCACCTCGACCGCTATTTCCCTGGTCCTGCTCTGCAaggcccccgcacctctctggtGCAGTCCCCCGCAGCCCCACACCTCTCTGGTGCagtcccccacacctctctggtgCAGTCCCCTGcacccccgcacctctctggtGCAGTCCCCCGCACCCCCGTTAAAGCCAACAAATAGTTGTTTTCCCCTTCCAGTCTCCAAATGTTAGTCACAcacccctacctctctccctccacattcTCCTGCCTCACACAAGAGAGCTACAGACTTTCAACCGCTGGCGCTCCACTCAAACACATTTTATTTCCATCCAATTTTATACCATGATTAGCGCATTTGATATATGCCCGTTAACTCAACCTACATTTTCTTGGTTTATAGGCATACAGTCTAGGCATTTCACGCACACTTTAAAACGTTGctatcttaaatcattttcctGTAAATGGCAATGGATCCAAACTTTAACCTCTAAAATTGATCATTTAGCTACTTGATTTTGAATTATTGGAGCCCTGCAGGTATCCCCCCAAAATAACATATTTGCTAAAATATTGAACATTACTGCTTTAGctcatagaaacgcattgaataacacagtCATAAATGTCAAAACAGACAGTCAAAAAATGAAGGGCTAAGATTTTGAAGTGTCTGCCCTATAtctataagaaagctcaggaattACTATTATTCTTTTTTGACAAATAATTAACCCACAAAACTACTTCCATCCGGGTTATATTCAGATAGAGACATTTTTGTTCCTGAgattctcccctttccaaagtgGGGtcttagtttgtagcccaaacggttcggatgctacagacagaagcACATGGGCCTTACAGACTTCAAACAGTGCTGAGGCTTGTTGGGGTTGCCGAGCAAAAGGGAGAACACTATCTTCGCTAGAGACTCATCTTTCAATATTAGTTTTGCATGCCAAACCGTTCGGATGTTACAGACTTTGaagtgagaagactgatttttgagatgtctcctggtctgacaaacagacAACAACTCTGTGGCTATACCACCTTCCACTGCAGATACAGAAGGCTGGCataggcggatgcggtggattaAGAAGTAGCAAGATTTAACAGACAGATTTGGATGGggattttttaaattatgttaCACTGGTGCATCAATCGACTCCTGGCAGCGATTTGTGAACTTTTACTGTTGAAAACGAGATTACCCACATTATAGCAGGGTTCCCCATGGTGGCCCGCGGGTGGGTTTTTTGGCCCCCAAGTTCTCTGAgtaattgttggacataaaagatggtaaaaaaaaatgtaagcaaggattgaaatgattatgttttagtcaaacatgattactgtttgggcttcttgtggtcaatttgcagtctacaaatgattagTAAATATGTTCCGGCCCCCGACCATcctctcaacaacaaaaaaatcagtcacggctgaatctagttgatgatcccaaCACTAAAaggtaaaatgttatttttttagaCACGACTGCAAACTTCAAGGACATACACGTCTATAGTTTCTTCTTTCACAGAGAATCATGTTGTCCTTACAGCCCTACCGCTTATTCCTTATTCAACATTctgttcatatatatatatatatatatatatataaatgagtggattaaatgagtggattctgctatttcagccacaccagttgctgacaggtgtatataatcgagcacacagccattaaATCtccagacaaacattggcagtagaatggccttactgaagagctcagtgaatttcatagaatgccacctttccaacaagtcagtttcttTCCTTTCTAACCgtctagagctgccctggtcaactgtaagtgctgttattgtgaagtggaaacgtcttggagcgacaacggctcagccgcgaagtggtaggccacaccaaCTCACAGAACAGGACAACAGAATGGTGAAGCAAGTAAAAATATtctgtcctcggttacaacactcactactgagttccaaactgcctctggaagcaacataaGCACAAGAGCTGctagttgggagcttcatgaaatgggtttccatggccgagtagctgcacacaagcctaagatcacaatgcacAATGTCAAGCGCCGGCTGGAGTGGcttaaagctcgctgccattggactctggagaagtaGATGAATCAGTCCGactgacgaatctgggtttggcggatgccaggagaacgcttccTACCTGAATGCAtagcgccaactgtaaagtttggtggtggaaTAATattgttttggggctgtttttcatggtgtgggctaggcccctttgttccagtgaatGGATATCTTAATGttacagcgtacaatgacattctagacaattctctgcttctaactttgtggcaacagattGGGCATGTTCCATCATGACGATGCCCCGGTGCACAAAgagagatccatacagaaatggtttgtcgagatcagtgtggaacaacttgactggcctacaaagaggcctttgggatgaattgtgaAGCTGACTgcgggcctaatcgcccaacatcagtgcccgacctcactaatgcttttgtggctgaatggaagtccccgcAGCCATGTTCCAACatggtggaaagccttcccagaagagtggaggctgttgtagcaacAATGGAGAGaacaactccattttaatgcccatgattttggaattagacgTTCGAcgtgcaggtgtccacatacttggtCATGTTCTGAATCTACAATTGATTTAATACAAAAAATAAATTGGTTTAAAAACAAGTATTATCTGAATAAAATGTAATACTCTGCAGTCCACATTGTCACACCTATAGGCCTACCTCTTCCTAAAccataaagaaaaaacattttatttttttatttttaaagataATATTTCATAGCAAGTTTATAATATACAAAATTCTGAATGAATGGGAATATAATTGCAACAATGTTATGTAGGTCTACTGATTTGCCCCATTTCTCACCCACAGCCACCTTTTCCAATGTAACAGTGACCTCCTGTGGCCAGCAATAATCAGGACATCATGTACATTTCTCGCCCACAGCCACCTTTTCCAATGTAACAGCGACCTCCTGTGGCCAGCAATAATCAGGACATCATGTACATTTCTCACCCACAGCCACCTTTTCCAATGTAACAGCGACCTCCTGTGTTCGCCATCAGGACATGATGTACAGCACACACACTTGTTCTAGGGGACAGATTATGTTCCACAGATCGATTAAAACCAGATCAATTAAATTGTATTTCAGAGACATTATGAAAAAGAAACAAACATGACAAAAGTTGTTTTCTATATAGTTTTCAGTAGCTATTCACCGGCAAAATAATACACATttcaacatagtaaaacatatgaGCAATACAGTCAATATAATCATGAAAAGCAATTGAAAGTGTACACGTATCATTATAGTTTCGAGACAAACTGACGTGTAAATCAGGTAGCAGCTCACACAAGGTTTATTTCTGGGTTCCCAGACAAGACCATAAACTCTGAATGATGCCAGTAAACGCGTAGGATTGAGGTCACCTTGAATTCACTTTAGATATGTAAATTGTAAACATGTTTCAGTTTCCTGGTAAACATAATTTTATCTCACAGGACTATATCATAAAATACCCTTATGTCTACTTTTGCAGATTTTCCTTACAAATCATGACTAATGTTTAACCTTGACGCTATCATAAAATGACTGCACACATTGAACTAAAGAGGACTGCACAAGTTGAATGTTCACACAACCTCCAGTACACTACAAGCTGAAGTATAGGCTATCCAGTTGAAGAATGGGGGGACTGACTCTGACCCTGCTGCTGCTGTGTCTGTCTGGGACTCtcagtgaagatgctggagaagaCAACCTCAATGACATCATGGTACAGATTCATCCTGAACAGGGACAGGACATAGAGAATGAATACAAGACTCATAACCAACACTCTGAACAGGGACAGGACATAGAAAGTGAAGTTATTTTCAAACAGAATCAAGCACCATCCCTAGCAGAGACAAACGGTAGCTGCCAGCCAGACATGTGTAACCTTCTTAGGCATCTGGGAGCCATGGAGGCCAGACTGACCACTGCAGAGAACCAGGTGGAAGAATGGAGTAACATGGAGGCTATTGTTGCTCTTCTACAGAGAGAAACTGAATGTAATCTAAATCTAATAACTTACTTTTTTTGTTAATATATTAAAATCTTCAGAATACCAAAAAACATATTAACAACTAAGAttatgaattaggctgtttgacAAGTTTTAATGCCCAAGCAACCTGCCTACATgttgtttgaagtacaatagGTCAACACAGCTACCAGTAGTAGGTCAAAACTGTCTGTTgggaaaccttggtagagcatgggtgaagTTATTGACcttgtggtgctcatgtgaattgTCTTTATTTTTGTCTTCAGACCTGCCTAACTTAagacagtttttgtgtttaatagtTCAAGCAGCCCAGCTCAGAGTCATGGAGACCAAGCTGGGCACCAGTGAGAGCATGATGAAGAgcatgaagagagagaatgaaggtgATTTACATTTGTATTCTGTCTGGATTGGTAAAGTAACTATGGTGTGAAGTGACATCATCGCTAAGGTCAACAAGGAATAGATTATCTGTTTTTGGTCTTACTATTAGTTTAAATTCCTGTTTTCCAGTACAGGAGAGGAAGCTTCAAGTATTGTCATTTAGAGTCGACGCCACTGAGTTCAGAGTGGAGCAACAGCAAATCCTGCTAGATGAACTGAGGAGACAGAGTGAAGGTAGATAATGCTAAATAGACAATAATTACAATGTGGTTAACAAATTGATTTAGCCGAAACTACTGGAAAACAGTGTGTGAAATTGTATACATGCCCTGTTCTTTGTTGTGAAGTTGTAATGTACTATTTCTCATAGACGGAACAAAGATTGCTTTTACGGCAGCACTAGGAGGAGATGGCCATATACCCccctctgagagagagaccaacttGGCATTCAGCAACGTTTTCACAAACGTTGGCGATGCCTACAACCCTGGATCAGGTAAAGAGTTGGAAGACACGATGGAAGAACTATGAGAGTGGATTTgtcccaataatctctccttcctcctgaagtGTCCACTCGTTCACAAGTCCCCACAAAGTTAAAAGGGTGAATGACCAATCTAAAAGGCTCACCTCAGTTGCAAAGTAGTAGTTTTTATTGCACATATTCATGCACAGTACAATGTATGTTTCTTGTTTTAGTTGCTTCTGATCTAATCTCTCCTCTGATAAGGGTGTCTCCCTGCTACTTCTCTACAGGTGTCTTCACTGTATTTACAagattatagtattatagtatataTCTCTTCCTGCTACTTCTCTACAGGTGTCTTCAATGTATTTACAagattatagtatatatatatatattcctgctACTTCTCTACAGGTGTCTTCAATGTATAAcaatattatagtattataatatATATCTCTTCCTGCTACTTCTCTACAGGTGTCTTCAATGTATTTACAagattatagtattatagtatataTCTCTTCCTGCTACTTCTCTACAGGTGTCTTCAATGTATTTACAagattatagtattatagtatacaTCTCTTCCTGCTACTTCTCTACAGGTGTCTTCACTGTATTTACAagattatagtattatagtatataTCTCTTCCTGCTACTTCTCTACAGGTGTCTTCAATGTATTTACAagattatagtattatagtataaaTCTCTTCCTGCTACTTCTCTACAGGTGTCTTCAATGTATTTACAagattatagtattatagtatataTCTCTTCCTGCTACTTCTCTACAGGTGTCTTCAATGTATTTACAagattatagtattatagtataaaTCTCTTCCTGCTACTTCTCTACAGGTGTCTTCAATGTATTTCTAAGATTATATGATTATAGtattatgatatatatatatatatatatatatatcaccatGCTACTCCTCTAGAGGTGTCTTCAATGTAtttatagtattatagtactgATCTCTCCCTGCTACTCCTCTTCAGGTGTCTTCAATGCGCCAGTGAAAGGAGTCTACTACTTCAGCTTTTCATCATTTGCCAATAGCCAGCATAACGTCTGTGTAAGTCTGTTTAAGAATAATGTACGCATGTTGTCTGCGTGTGATCATCATTCAGAGCATGATAGCTCTGATAGCTCTGGTAATGGAGGGACACTACATCTAGAACAGGGAGACCATGTCTACATGACTCTTCATGCTCATTCACACATATTTGCAGACTTCCAAAACCGCAGCACATTCAGGGGCTTCCTGCTTTTCAGAACATAAGGATAAATcccatgaaaacaaaaatggaaTGTGTTTCtaatggcacactattccatatatagtgcactacttttgaccaggacccatatatCGCTGGgaaaaagtagtgctctatattgggattagggtgccatttgggatttagCCATTTGGGATTTAGCCATACTGTATGTCAGCACATTTCCATGGGTAAAATACAATGTTCAAATTAGTAGAACTAAAAATAAATGACACATTTTGTCTGAAAATAACTATTCTGCAATAAGAGTTTGTTTGTGAAAGTAGTGAGATGTAAAAGACTCTGCCCAAACGCTTTCTGAGAAATGCTCTGTAATGTTTTAAAGGGACTGATTAACGGAAAATGAACACATTTGAGAGATTGTCAAATGATTCCAGAGTTAGCATATGAATGTTGTGTGACATAAAATATGGATTTTAACTCGAAATATGACGGAATAAATCTGAGATATTGTCAAATCCAATGTGTTTGTATGTCATACTGTACACTTCCTACGATGCAGGACTTTTGACTCATCTTACAAACTAACATAGGCCTTAAAAATGTATAGATTAAGATTACAATTAGATTCCCACTGGGCACCGGTTGAATCAACACGGTTTCCacttcatttcaatgaaatgacgttgaaccaaaGTTGGATTGACGTCCGTGTCCAGTGAATTGCTCCCTTGTCTTGATTTATTGGCATCTGTTCATGTTTTCCAGAAAAGAATAATTCTGCACCATCTGGGTCATTTCCTCTATGATCTACAGAGAGTAATGTGTAGACCATGGTGACTGCTGGGTTCCTAGAAGTGTGTCAAGGCCATAataatattatattttatttcagagaGCAAAGATCCTTTGTTTTTAGGTCACTTTGTAGCGTTTCCTTGTAATGGTTGTTAAACTGATTGTTGGGAAGATTATGCCCCTGACATAAAAGAGCTAGGTATCAAGTCCCTACCATAAAGTTGTAAAAATTATACATTGGCACAGAGAACAATATGCTGTGTGTACTGTAAAAGCAACTATTGATCTGTGTACTGATTAGGTATCAAGTCTACTATAAAGTAGAAGACTATAAAACCGGTGTTCACTGTAAATATTCATAAACAGAGCTCAGTCTCTTTACTGTAACAGCAACTATTGATCTGTGTACTCATCCTGCTTCATACAGAGAACTACCACAAAGGTAAGTAAGATGTGTATATATGATTGGACAATGCTTCTGCTATATTTATTACAGAGGGATGTTTCAGCTGTGGCAGACAGACGTTAAACAAGCcttctgcagttgctacatcaatttttggacttatacatctttcatttttaca contains:
- the cbln11 gene encoding uncharacterized protein cbln11; this encodes MGGLTLTLLLLCLSGTLSEDAGEDNLNDIMVQIHPEQGQDIENEYKTHNQHSEQGQDIESEVIFKQNQAPSLAETNGSCQPDMCNLLRHLGAMEARLTTAENQVEEWSNMEAIVALLQRETEFQAAQLRVMETKLGTSESMMKSMKRENEVQERKLQVLSFRVDATEFRVEQQQILLDELRRQSEDGTKIAFTAALGGDGHIPPSERETNLAFSNVFTNVGDAYNPGSGVFNAPVKGVYYFSFSSFANSQHNVCVSLFKNNVRMLSACDHHSEHDSSDSSGNGGTLHLEQGDHVYMTLHAHSHIFADFQNRSTFRGFLLFRT